The following are from one region of the Salicibibacter kimchii genome:
- the hslV gene encoding ATP-dependent protease subunit HslV has product MEPTFHATTIFAVRHNGQGAMAGDGQVTMGQAAVMKHSAKKIRKIYNGKVLAGFAGSVADAFTLFEKFEGKLQEYGGQMQRAARELAKEWRSDKVLRKLEAMLIVMDDRQLLLIAGTGEVIEPDDGILAIGSGGFYALAAGRALARHSDLEARDIAEEALKTAGEICVYTNDRLTIEEI; this is encoded by the coding sequence ATGGAGCCCACTTTTCACGCTACAACCATCTTTGCCGTTCGCCATAATGGCCAAGGCGCCATGGCCGGGGACGGCCAAGTAACGATGGGGCAGGCTGCGGTCATGAAACATAGTGCCAAAAAAATACGCAAAATTTATAACGGAAAGGTGCTCGCGGGATTTGCAGGCTCGGTCGCCGATGCGTTTACATTATTCGAGAAATTTGAGGGGAAATTACAGGAATACGGTGGCCAAATGCAACGGGCAGCCCGCGAGTTGGCAAAAGAATGGCGTAGCGACAAGGTGCTCAGAAAGCTGGAAGCGATGCTGATCGTGATGGACGATCGTCAGTTGCTGTTGATCGCCGGCACTGGAGAAGTCATTGAACCCGATGACGGAATATTGGCCATTGGCTCGGGTGGTTTCTACGCACTTGCAGCCGGTCGGGCACTCGCGAGGCATTCCGATCTCGAAGCTCGGGATATTGCCGAAGAAGCGCTTAAAACTGCCGGTGAAATCTGCGTGTACACCAATGACCGACTTACGATTGAAGAGATATAA
- a CDS encoding 3-hydroxyacyl-CoA dehydrogenase NAD-binding domain-containing protein — protein MQQMSVVGAGTMGRGIAYTAALSGFKVKLHDIDDSNLKQAEASIEELLQKSADKGFIDGDQAEAAKQQLNYENDLQEAVHDADVVIEAVLEEIPLKVDIFRKLDEYCPNHTVLATNTSTLSPTEIGASTNRPEKVIAMHFFNPVHKMKLIEIIKGLDTSEETVRIVQDLGEKMNKETVEVNEFPGFVTSRMNCLIGNEAMNMYMEGVASAEDIDKALKLGLNHPMGPLELADLVGLDSRLRNMNYLYETLGEKYRPCPLLIKYVKAGKLGWKSGEGFYNYR, from the coding sequence TTGCAACAGATGAGTGTCGTGGGAGCCGGAACGATGGGCAGGGGCATTGCCTATACGGCTGCTTTAAGCGGCTTCAAAGTGAAACTCCATGATATCGATGATTCCAATCTCAAGCAGGCGGAAGCCTCTATCGAGGAATTGCTACAAAAAAGCGCGGACAAGGGTTTTATCGATGGCGATCAGGCAGAAGCGGCAAAACAACAATTAAACTATGAAAATGATCTGCAAGAAGCTGTACATGATGCAGACGTCGTTATTGAAGCAGTGTTGGAAGAAATCCCGTTAAAAGTCGATATTTTCCGGAAGCTTGACGAGTATTGCCCGAATCATACGGTTTTGGCGACGAATACATCGACGCTCAGCCCGACCGAGATCGGCGCGAGTACGAACCGCCCCGAGAAAGTGATTGCCATGCACTTTTTCAATCCGGTTCACAAAATGAAATTAATCGAGATCATTAAAGGGTTGGATACTTCCGAAGAAACGGTGCGGATTGTTCAGGATCTCGGGGAAAAAATGAACAAGGAAACGGTGGAAGTCAACGAATTTCCGGGCTTTGTAACGAGCCGCATGAACTGTCTGATCGGAAATGAGGCGATGAACATGTACATGGAAGGCGTCGCTTCAGCCGAAGACATCGACAAAGCGCTTAAGCTCGGCTTGAATCACCCGATGGGCCCGCTTGAATTGGCAGACCTCGTCGGTCTTGATAGCCGCCTGCGGAACATGAATTATTTATATGAAACATTAGGCGAAAAATACCGGCCTTGCCCGCTCCTCATTAAGTACGTGAAAGCCGGCAAATTAGGCTGGAAATCTGGAGAAGGGTTTTACAATTACCGCTAG
- the sucD gene encoding succinate--CoA ligase subunit alpha: MSVLINKDTKVIVQGITGSTGLFHTKQAIEYGTQIVGGVTPKKGGTEIEGVPVFNTVSEAVDATGATASVIYVPPGLAADAIFEAVDAELDVVICITEGIPVIDMLKVKRYMEGKKTRLIGPNCPGVITPDECKIGIMPGYIHQKGHVGVVSRSGTLTYEAVDQLSAAGVGQSTAVGIGGDPVNGTDFIDTLKLFNEDDDTKAVVMIGEIGGTAEEEAAEWVQANMNKPVVGFIGGATAPPGKRMGHAGAIISGGKGTADEKKKTMAESGIAIAETPAIIGETMIETLKENNLYDACLTHEPRN, from the coding sequence ATGAGTGTCTTAATTAATAAAGATACAAAAGTGATTGTTCAAGGGATTACCGGGTCCACCGGCCTCTTTCATACAAAACAAGCGATCGAATACGGGACGCAAATTGTGGGCGGCGTTACGCCGAAAAAAGGCGGCACCGAAATTGAAGGAGTCCCGGTGTTCAACACTGTTTCAGAAGCTGTCGACGCAACGGGAGCCACCGCGTCCGTTATCTACGTTCCACCGGGACTCGCTGCAGACGCGATCTTTGAAGCGGTGGATGCCGAACTTGATGTCGTTATTTGTATCACGGAAGGCATTCCCGTGATCGATATGTTGAAAGTGAAACGTTATATGGAAGGGAAAAAGACTCGGTTAATTGGGCCAAATTGCCCAGGTGTCATCACGCCAGATGAATGTAAAATCGGCATTATGCCCGGCTACATTCATCAAAAAGGACACGTTGGCGTCGTTTCTCGTTCCGGGACGCTCACGTATGAAGCGGTGGATCAATTATCCGCGGCCGGCGTCGGACAGTCCACAGCCGTTGGCATCGGTGGCGATCCGGTGAACGGGACTGATTTCATCGATACATTGAAACTATTCAATGAAGATGATGACACAAAAGCGGTCGTTATGATCGGAGAGATCGGCGGAACGGCGGAAGAAGAAGCAGCCGAGTGGGTGCAAGCAAACATGAACAAGCCGGTCGTCGGCTTTATCGGTGGCGCCACTGCACCGCCTGGAAAACGCATGGGCCACGCGGGTGCGATTATCTCCGGCGGCAAAGGCACAGCGGATGAAAAGAAAAAGACCATGGCTGAAAGCGGCATTGCCATCGCTGAAACACCGGCAATCATCGGAGAGACGATGATCGAAACGTTGAAAGAAAACAATTTGTATGATGCATGCTTAACGCATGAACCGCGCAATTAA
- the xerC gene encoding tyrosine recombinase XerC: MRADARDPFLAFFQYLQVEKNVTPHTMAAYRRQLSVWKRYVQEELQVDVCAVNHRHIRMYLTYLHDKGLARTSIARELSVIRSFYRFLKRESLIRNNPVALTRFPSQTQRLPRFLYSNELEMLLHVCEGEDPLKQRDLALIELLYATGIRASECCGLMLDDLDLNTETIHVTGKGGKERYIPIGAYALDALIKYCEDGRNTLANHEKDRPSALFLNYKGGALSDRGLRYVLNKRVQEASHSLKISPHSLRHSFATHLLNEGADLRAVQELLGHEHLSTTQRYTHVTTERLRMIYNGAHPRA, translated from the coding sequence ATGCGTGCTGACGCTAGAGATCCTTTTTTAGCATTTTTTCAATATTTACAGGTTGAAAAAAATGTCACCCCTCACACGATGGCGGCTTACAGACGGCAATTGAGCGTTTGGAAGCGTTATGTGCAAGAGGAACTTCAAGTAGATGTATGTGCTGTCAATCATCGCCACATTCGCATGTATTTGACTTATCTGCATGACAAAGGATTGGCAAGAACGAGTATCGCCCGCGAACTTTCTGTTATTCGGTCGTTTTATCGCTTCTTAAAAAGGGAATCACTAATACGGAACAACCCCGTGGCGCTCACCCGGTTTCCGAGTCAAACCCAACGTTTGCCTCGCTTTCTCTATTCGAATGAACTAGAAATGCTTTTACATGTCTGTGAAGGGGAGGACCCCTTGAAACAGCGGGATCTCGCGCTCATAGAGTTGCTTTACGCAACGGGCATACGTGCCTCTGAATGTTGTGGTTTGATGCTCGACGATTTGGATTTGAACACAGAAACCATACATGTAACCGGAAAAGGCGGAAAAGAGCGGTACATTCCCATTGGGGCCTATGCCCTCGATGCTTTAATAAAGTATTGTGAAGATGGGAGAAATACGTTAGCCAATCACGAAAAAGATCGTCCTTCCGCTCTTTTTTTGAATTATAAAGGAGGAGCATTATCGGATCGTGGGTTACGCTACGTATTAAATAAACGAGTCCAAGAAGCCTCCCATAGTTTAAAAATATCTCCGCACAGTTTACGCCATTCATTCGCCACTCACTTATTGAATGAAGGCGCCGATCTCCGCGCTGTTCAAGAGTTGCTTGGCCATGAGCATTTATCAACGACCCAGCGCTATACGCATGTGACAACCGAACGATTACGTATGATTTATAACGGGGCGCATCCGCGTGCCTGA
- the dprA gene encoding DNA-processing protein DprA → MSSYRQRLLHAHLAPGMTWRALQRLHADTPRLERYSDYSPDELVHLTGCHSKTARVWYTYWKSTSIVEQMRNMEEAGITAITKDDPAYPWRLKQMPDPPWVIYCKGDVSLCKEETLAVIGTRKPSNYGIRATEELLPPVIQSGRVIVSGLARGIDTIAHRRAILAKGKTVAVIAGGFFHIYPRENKALAETLAQNHLLISEYPPGRRPQKWHFPERNRIISALSDRLFVVEAGERSGTLITVDQALEQGRDVCALPGTIYSETSMGTNRLIEQGAAIVLRPSDL, encoded by the coding sequence ATGTCCTCGTACCGACAACGATTGCTCCACGCTCATCTCGCCCCCGGCATGACCTGGCGTGCACTACAGCGCTTGCATGCAGACACTCCTCGCCTGGAACGTTATTCCGACTATTCCCCCGATGAATTAGTACACCTTACCGGCTGCCACTCGAAGACGGCGCGCGTCTGGTACACCTATTGGAAAAGCACCTCCATTGTCGAACAAATGAGAAACATGGAAGAAGCGGGGATCACCGCGATCACGAAGGACGACCCTGCCTATCCGTGGCGCTTGAAGCAAATGCCCGACCCGCCTTGGGTTATCTACTGCAAAGGCGATGTTTCTTTATGCAAGGAAGAGACGTTGGCCGTGATCGGCACACGCAAGCCGAGCAATTATGGCATCCGAGCCACTGAGGAACTGCTTCCCCCGGTTATTCAATCGGGACGTGTCATCGTGAGCGGCCTGGCGAGAGGCATCGACACCATCGCCCACCGACGGGCAATCCTTGCAAAAGGTAAGACGGTTGCCGTCATTGCCGGAGGTTTCTTTCACATTTATCCCCGCGAAAATAAGGCACTTGCAGAAACGTTAGCGCAAAATCATTTGCTCATCTCCGAGTATCCCCCGGGCCGTCGCCCGCAAAAATGGCATTTTCCGGAACGCAATCGCATCATCAGTGCCCTCAGTGACCGCTTATTCGTTGTGGAAGCCGGTGAGCGCTCAGGGACGCTCATTACCGTTGATCAAGCATTGGAACAAGGGCGAGATGTTTGCGCGCTTCCCGGTACGATTTACAGCGAAACGTCCATGGGCACCAACCGTTTGATTGAACAAGGGGCAGCGATTGTCCTGCGGCCCTCGGATCTATAA
- a CDS encoding thiolase family protein: MKVENKEIVIASAVRTAVGRAGGSLRNVDSGHLGSTVIKEAVARAGIEKEDVDEVILGEVRQTTASSNVARVAALRAGIPESKPAFTVNRLCASSMQAIGSGVQQILFGQADVVVAGGTENMSQAPMYLRNTRYGEGVQKLVDSNLEAGQQPMEIYGDKLGMGATAENVAEGYEISREDQDAFAFESQERAKRALDNETFAEEIVPVEVKERKRSFTFSVDEHPRETSPEKLASLKPAFKADGSVTAGNACGRNDGASALVLMTKEKADALGVTPMATIVDWTAVGVDPEVMGIGPVPAVEQLLERTGKQKENIGVWELNEAFASQSLAVIRELGLPEEDVNRNGGAIALGHPLGATGARITTSLLYEMKRKNERFGVATLCVGGGQGMALMIER; the protein is encoded by the coding sequence TTGAAGGTTGAAAATAAAGAGATTGTGATCGCGAGCGCCGTGCGAACCGCCGTCGGGCGCGCGGGGGGATCGCTGCGGAATGTCGACAGCGGGCACCTCGGCAGCACGGTGATTAAAGAAGCGGTGGCTAGAGCAGGGATTGAAAAAGAAGATGTGGATGAAGTCATCCTTGGCGAAGTTCGGCAAACGACCGCTTCGTCAAATGTGGCCCGGGTTGCCGCTTTGCGAGCAGGGATACCGGAGAGTAAACCGGCGTTTACGGTCAATCGTCTGTGCGCTTCCAGCATGCAGGCCATTGGTTCCGGGGTCCAACAAATCTTGTTCGGACAGGCAGATGTCGTTGTTGCCGGTGGGACGGAAAATATGAGCCAGGCGCCCATGTATTTGCGTAACACCCGTTATGGCGAAGGGGTGCAGAAACTCGTGGATTCCAACCTGGAAGCCGGGCAGCAACCGATGGAAATTTATGGCGACAAACTTGGCATGGGGGCGACCGCGGAGAATGTCGCGGAGGGCTATGAGATCAGCCGTGAAGATCAAGACGCCTTTGCATTTGAAAGCCAGGAGCGGGCGAAACGTGCCCTTGACAACGAGACGTTTGCGGAAGAAATCGTACCGGTGGAAGTGAAAGAACGGAAGCGTTCATTTACGTTTTCCGTTGACGAGCACCCGCGGGAGACGTCTCCGGAGAAACTCGCGTCATTGAAACCGGCGTTTAAAGCTGATGGATCGGTTACGGCGGGGAACGCCTGTGGCCGCAATGACGGCGCATCCGCACTCGTGTTGATGACGAAAGAAAAGGCAGATGCGCTCGGCGTGACCCCGATGGCGACGATTGTGGATTGGACGGCTGTGGGCGTCGACCCGGAAGTGATGGGGATCGGCCCCGTACCGGCGGTCGAGCAGTTGTTGGAGCGGACAGGCAAGCAAAAAGAAAACATCGGTGTATGGGAGCTGAATGAAGCGTTTGCCTCCCAGTCTTTGGCGGTCATTCGTGAACTAGGGCTTCCGGAAGAAGATGTGAATCGCAACGGCGGCGCCATCGCTTTAGGGCACCCGCTCGGAGCTACAGGCGCGCGAATTACCACTTCGCTCCTGTACGAAATGAAGCGAAAAAATGAGCGGTTCGGCGTCGCGACTTTGTGCGTCGGCGGCGGTCAAGGCATGGCTTTGATGATTGAAAGGTAA
- a CDS encoding enoyl-CoA hydratase/isomerase family protein — translation MDVELIQLNVEDRWATITINRPDVRNALNAQVLEEMETALDDVDRRDDVDGVIFTGAGEKAFAAGADITQLRDKEALDALSPGMQDVYDKLADYEKPTIAMINGVAAGGGCELALACDIRVASAKAKIGLPELNLGIIPGAGGTQRLSRLVGKGKAVEMILRGKLIAADEAHRIGLVNDVAEPEALEEKVREITADISAKGPLAVRLAKMVVTRGADSDLKTAEMLEKLAQAVAFQSDDKYEGTSAFLEKRQANFQGK, via the coding sequence ATGGATGTTGAACTGATTCAATTAAACGTCGAAGACCGGTGGGCGACGATCACGATCAACCGGCCGGATGTGCGGAACGCTCTGAACGCACAAGTGTTGGAAGAAATGGAAACCGCGCTCGATGACGTTGACCGGCGTGACGACGTCGACGGCGTTATTTTCACAGGAGCAGGTGAGAAAGCATTTGCAGCCGGGGCAGATATCACACAACTGAGAGATAAAGAAGCACTCGATGCGCTCTCTCCCGGCATGCAAGATGTTTATGATAAACTGGCAGACTATGAAAAGCCGACAATCGCCATGATCAACGGCGTTGCGGCCGGGGGCGGCTGTGAGTTGGCCTTGGCCTGCGATATTCGCGTGGCGAGCGCGAAAGCGAAGATCGGACTGCCGGAATTGAATTTAGGGATTATCCCCGGTGCCGGCGGGACGCAGCGTTTGAGCCGGCTCGTCGGAAAAGGGAAAGCCGTTGAAATGATTTTACGAGGGAAATTGATCGCGGCTGACGAGGCCCATCGCATCGGGCTCGTCAACGATGTGGCCGAACCGGAAGCACTCGAGGAAAAAGTGCGGGAGATCACCGCCGATATCTCCGCGAAAGGGCCGCTTGCCGTTCGTCTCGCAAAAATGGTCGTGACCCGGGGTGCGGATTCGGATCTGAAAACCGCTGAAATGTTGGAAAAACTTGCGCAGGCCGTGGCTTTTCAATCCGATGACAAGTATGAAGGGACAAGCGCATTTTTGGAAAAAAGACAGGCGAATTTTCAAGGAAAATAG
- the sucC gene encoding ADP-forming succinate--CoA ligase subunit beta: MNIHEYQSKDLLRQYGVAVPAGHEAFSVEEAVEKARSLKTDVRVVKAQIHAGGRGNAGGVKIAKNEEEVRTYAEEILGKTLVTHQTGPEGKEVKRLLIEEGCDIDKEYYIGLVLDRSTSRIVLMGSEEGGTEIEEVAAETPEKIFKEFIDPAIGLQGFQARRLAFNMNIPNDSLGKAVKFMSGLYDVFMEKDGSVAEINPLVTTKDGDVLALDAKLNFDDNALYRQNDIQELRDLDEEDPKEIEASKYDLSYIALDGNIGCMVNGAGLAMSTMDIIKHNGGEPANFLDVGGGATAEKVTAAFKIILEDEHVKGIYVNIFGGIMKCDVIAEGVVTATKEIGLTMPLVVRLEGTNVDEGKKILEESGLNITAADSMADGAEKIVDLVK, translated from the coding sequence ATGAATATTCATGAGTACCAGAGTAAAGATCTCCTCAGACAGTACGGCGTCGCTGTACCGGCGGGGCATGAGGCTTTCTCTGTGGAAGAAGCCGTCGAAAAAGCCCGTTCATTGAAAACGGACGTGCGCGTCGTGAAGGCGCAAATTCACGCCGGCGGCCGCGGCAATGCTGGCGGTGTAAAAATAGCAAAGAATGAGGAGGAAGTGCGTACATACGCCGAAGAGATTCTCGGCAAAACACTCGTCACTCATCAGACTGGCCCTGAAGGAAAAGAAGTAAAACGATTGCTCATCGAAGAGGGCTGTGACATTGACAAAGAGTATTACATCGGTTTGGTGTTGGACCGTAGCACTTCCCGTATCGTCTTGATGGGATCTGAAGAAGGCGGCACCGAGATTGAAGAGGTGGCGGCCGAAACTCCCGAGAAAATCTTCAAGGAATTTATCGACCCGGCGATTGGCCTGCAAGGATTCCAGGCTCGACGACTCGCGTTTAACATGAACATTCCGAACGATTCGCTCGGAAAAGCGGTTAAGTTTATGAGCGGGCTTTATGACGTGTTCATGGAAAAAGATGGCTCCGTTGCCGAGATTAATCCGCTTGTGACGACAAAAGACGGCGACGTTTTGGCGCTTGACGCGAAGCTCAACTTTGATGACAACGCCCTTTATCGCCAAAATGATATCCAGGAACTTCGCGACCTGGATGAAGAGGATCCGAAAGAAATCGAAGCATCCAAATACGACCTTAGTTACATTGCTTTGGATGGAAACATCGGTTGTATGGTTAACGGCGCAGGCCTTGCCATGTCGACGATGGATATCATTAAGCATAACGGCGGCGAACCGGCCAACTTCCTTGACGTGGGCGGCGGCGCAACAGCCGAGAAAGTGACAGCCGCTTTTAAAATCATCCTTGAAGATGAACATGTGAAAGGCATTTACGTCAATATTTTCGGTGGCATCATGAAGTGTGACGTCATCGCGGAAGGTGTTGTGACGGCAACAAAAGAAATCGGCCTAACGATGCCGCTTGTTGTCCGTTTGGAAGGCACGAACGTTGACGAAGGCAAGAAAATTCTCGAAGAATCAGGCTTAAACATTACCGCTGCAGACTCTATGGCAGATGGTGCCGAGAAAATCGTAGATTTAGTAAAATAG
- a CDS encoding nuclease-related domain-containing protein, translating into MNLKDREEPIELKYFRFLKGRMFLSSDEKQQYANVQKGFEGEVKFDRWIEQNLSCDYLLVKGLLLEHRGELFQIDTLLIFSREIYLFNVKNHVGDYYSNEDKWHFMSGAEIKSPLLQLQRSDFLLQQLLRKLETNTTIKPSLVFIHPEFILYNAPPKLPVLFSGQLNRFKKTLNSKPSKIDRKHERLAERLVSLHLDHSPHTRWPDYDFQQLKKGVTCIKCATFMSDKERKWKCTGCGHEEDNETAILRNAKEYHFLFPDKKMITNVMSEWCEINGSKKKIRRVLSKHFRHLSQGRGSYYV; encoded by the coding sequence ATGAACCTTAAAGATAGGGAAGAACCTATTGAATTAAAATATTTCAGATTCTTGAAAGGACGAATGTTTCTCTCGTCAGACGAAAAACAACAATACGCCAACGTTCAAAAGGGGTTTGAAGGTGAGGTAAAATTTGATCGTTGGATTGAGCAAAATCTATCGTGCGATTATCTTCTAGTTAAGGGTTTGTTGCTCGAACACAGAGGGGAATTATTTCAAATTGATACCCTTCTTATTTTTTCTAGGGAAATTTATCTCTTTAACGTGAAAAATCATGTCGGTGATTATTATAGTAATGAAGACAAATGGCACTTCATGTCCGGTGCTGAAATCAAAAGTCCCCTTCTTCAGTTGCAACGAAGTGATTTTCTCCTTCAACAATTGCTTCGAAAACTTGAAACAAACACCACGATTAAACCCTCCCTTGTTTTTATTCACCCTGAATTCATCTTGTATAACGCTCCCCCAAAACTGCCTGTCCTTTTTTCCGGCCAACTTAATCGATTTAAGAAGACATTGAACAGCAAGCCTTCGAAAATAGATCGAAAACATGAAAGACTTGCCGAACGATTGGTTTCATTGCACTTGGATCATTCACCGCATACCCGGTGGCCGGACTACGACTTTCAGCAGTTGAAAAAAGGGGTGACTTGTATTAAATGCGCAACTTTTATGTCCGACAAAGAGAGAAAGTGGAAATGTACCGGTTGCGGCCACGAGGAAGACAACGAAACAGCCATTCTGCGAAATGCAAAGGAATATCATTTTCTTTTTCCGGATAAAAAAATGATCACAAACGTGATGAGTGAATGGTGCGAGATCAATGGTTCCAAGAAAAAAATAAGAAGAGTTCTATCAAAACATTTCAGGCACCTTAGTCAAGGGAGAGGTTCATATTATGTTTAG
- the topA gene encoding type I DNA topoisomerase, which translates to MADYLVIVESPAKAKTIGKYLGKKYTVKASMGHVRDLPKSQMGVDVDKRYDPKYITIRGKGPILQELKQAAKKAKKVYLAADPDREGEAIAWHLAFSLGIDEETPCRVVFNEITKPAIQEAFKNPRTINTDLVDAQQARRILDRLVGYNISPLLWKKVKKGLSAGRVQSIAVKMINDREREIQQFEPEEYWNIKGTFSYGKETFEAQFHGKGNKKEALKTKEDVDGVLGRIKGDDFTIASVQKKERRRNPVQPFITSSLQQEAARKLNFRAKKTMMVAQQLYEGIELGKEGTVGLITYMRTDSTRISETAKEEARTYIQEKYGKEYVGTDRKQKKQGENTQDAHEAIRPTFVAREPKALKDYLSRDQLRLYRLIWERLMASRMAPAVMDTMTADLENGGMIFRATGSKIKFQGFMKVYVEGSDDNKKEESKLLPALEEGNTATKKTLEPTQHFTQPPPRYTEARLVRTMEELGIGRPSTYAPTLDTVQRRGYVALQDRRFVPTELGEIVLDLIVEFFPEILNVEFTAQMESDLDDVEEGKENWIEIIDTFYQGFEKRLKVADQEMEEVEIKDEPVGEDCERCEHPMVYKMGRYGRFMACSNFPDCRNTKAILKPIGVKCPRCKEGNVVERKSKKQRTFYGCDRYPACEFVSWDKPIARPCPKCQSLLVEKKAKKTVRVQCSECDYREDPN; encoded by the coding sequence ATGGCAGATTACCTTGTAATCGTTGAATCTCCCGCTAAAGCAAAAACAATTGGAAAGTATTTAGGAAAAAAATATACGGTGAAAGCATCGATGGGACACGTGCGTGATTTGCCAAAATCACAAATGGGTGTGGATGTGGATAAGAGGTATGATCCAAAATACATTACGATTCGCGGGAAAGGCCCGATTTTACAAGAATTGAAACAAGCAGCAAAAAAAGCAAAAAAAGTCTATCTTGCTGCGGACCCCGACCGTGAAGGAGAAGCGATTGCCTGGCATTTGGCATTCAGCTTGGGAATCGATGAAGAAACGCCTTGCCGGGTTGTGTTTAATGAAATTACCAAGCCGGCGATTCAGGAAGCATTCAAAAACCCGCGCACCATTAATACGGATCTCGTTGATGCCCAGCAAGCACGTCGAATTTTGGACCGGCTCGTTGGATACAACATCAGTCCGTTGCTTTGGAAAAAAGTGAAAAAAGGATTAAGCGCCGGACGTGTACAATCAATTGCCGTAAAGATGATTAATGATCGGGAGAGAGAAATTCAACAGTTTGAACCTGAAGAGTACTGGAATATAAAAGGAACCTTTTCGTATGGAAAAGAAACATTCGAAGCCCAATTTCACGGAAAAGGAAACAAAAAAGAGGCTTTGAAGACAAAAGAAGATGTGGATGGTGTTTTGGGTCGAATAAAAGGGGACGATTTTACCATCGCTTCCGTGCAGAAAAAAGAACGTCGACGAAATCCCGTGCAGCCGTTTATCACCTCATCACTCCAGCAGGAAGCGGCTCGAAAGCTTAATTTCCGGGCAAAAAAGACGATGATGGTGGCCCAGCAATTGTACGAAGGGATAGAGCTTGGCAAAGAAGGCACCGTCGGTCTGATTACGTATATGCGTACCGACTCCACCCGTATTTCCGAAACGGCCAAAGAAGAAGCGAGGACCTACATTCAAGAAAAATATGGAAAGGAATATGTAGGCACCGACCGAAAACAAAAGAAACAGGGAGAGAACACCCAAGACGCCCACGAAGCGATTCGTCCAACGTTTGTCGCTCGTGAACCAAAAGCACTCAAAGACTACTTGAGCAGGGATCAATTAAGACTCTACCGCCTGATTTGGGAACGTTTGATGGCGAGTCGTATGGCGCCTGCGGTTATGGATACGATGACGGCTGATTTAGAAAATGGCGGAATGATCTTTCGGGCAACAGGGTCTAAGATAAAGTTTCAAGGTTTCATGAAAGTCTATGTGGAGGGCAGCGATGATAACAAAAAAGAAGAAAGCAAACTGCTTCCAGCGCTCGAAGAAGGAAATACGGCGACAAAAAAAACGTTGGAGCCGACTCAACATTTTACGCAACCGCCCCCAAGGTACACGGAAGCGCGTCTCGTACGAACGATGGAAGAACTCGGGATCGGTCGTCCTTCCACGTACGCACCAACGTTGGATACCGTTCAAAGACGCGGATACGTCGCGCTGCAGGACCGTCGTTTCGTGCCGACGGAGCTTGGAGAGATTGTTCTTGATCTCATCGTCGAGTTTTTCCCCGAAATCTTAAACGTGGAGTTTACCGCCCAGATGGAATCGGACCTGGATGACGTGGAGGAAGGAAAAGAAAACTGGATCGAGATCATCGACACCTTCTACCAAGGGTTTGAAAAACGATTAAAAGTCGCCGATCAGGAAATGGAAGAAGTGGAAATCAAAGATGAACCGGTAGGGGAAGATTGTGAAAGATGTGAGCATCCCATGGTATACAAAATGGGAAGATATGGAAGATTTATGGCCTGCTCCAACTTTCCCGATTGCCGGAACACAAAAGCGATCTTAAAGCCGATCGGCGTAAAATGTCCACGGTGTAAAGAAGGGAACGTTGTGGAGAGAAAAAGCAAAAAACAACGGACATTCTACGGCTGTGATCGTTACCCTGCGTGCGAATTCGTGTCTTGGGATAAGCCAATTGCACGGCCGTGCCCAAAGTGTCAAAGCCTCCTCGTCGAGAAAAAAGCCAAAAAAACGGTACGGGTGCAATGCTCGGAATGCGACTATCGCGAGGACCCAAACTAG